One Candidatus Rokuibacteriota bacterium genomic window, ACGGTCTCGATGCCGGCGTCCCGCCCCCACTCGAGCACCGCCAGCGAATACGCGAGATAACCCAGCGGGAAGAGCGCGCCGAGGGAGAAGAGCAGGTAGAGCGCGCCGCGGGCCCGCCGCCATGGAACGACACTCGCCGCGACCGTGCTCGCAAAGATCACGAGCGGTCCCAGCCCCTGCGCGTGGGTGTGAAAGAACGACAGACCCGCCTCAGCGGAGTAGACGGCCCGCGCCGTGACCTCGGCGTCGTATTCGGCGGAGCCGGCGAGGCCGTGACGCTGCGGATTCGCCGCGACGCGCGCCTGGGCGTAGCGCACGACCTGCGGGCGAAGTTGTGAGATGACTGCGCCCGCGGTTTCGCCGAGCGCGATCACGAACAGACCCACGAACACCACAGCCAGCGGGGGACACCTCATCTGCATCGCGCCGAGGGTACTCGACGGGCCTCCCCCGTGTCAATCGGGCGACGGCGATCGTGCGGGTCGTCTGGAGGCGCACAAGGCCCACACGCGCGCGGGAGTCAGGGGCAGCTCGTTCGGCTCGATCCCCAAGGGCGCCAGCGCATCGGCCACCGCGTTGGCGAGCACGGCCGCGGGTCCCAACGTGCCACCCTCGCCGACACCTCGCACCCCGGCCAGATTGTCCGCCGGCTCTTCGATGTGGCCGAGCTCGAGCGGTGGAACCGTGGCGGCCGTCGGCAGAGCGTACTCCATCAGGGTGCCGGTCAGGAGCTGCCCTGCGGAATCGTAGATCACGTGCTCGGAGAGGGCGCCGCCGATGCCCTGCGCAATGGCGCCCTGGACCTGCCCTTCGACGATGAGCGGGTTGATCATTCGCCCGGTATCCTCGACGCAGACGTAGCGGTGGATCACGAGAATCCCGGTCTCGGGATCGACCTCGACCACCGCCCCCTGCGACCCGGCGGCGAACGTTCCGCGTATGGGATCGTAGAACCGGGTGGCTTCGAGGCCGGGCTCGACACCGGAGGGAAGTCGGTGAGTTTCGAGGTAGGCGACCCTCGCCACCTCAGCCAGCGGGATCGCGCGGTTCGGAACGCCCTTGACGATCACCTCGCCCCCGGCCACATCGAGATCCTCGGGTGCGACCTCGAGGAGGTGCGCGGCGATACGGATGGCCTTGTCCCGCACCGCCCGCGCCGCACGGATGGCGGCGCCGCCGCCGATCACGGCCTGGCGCGATGCGAACGCCCCGAAGCCGAACGGCGTGGCATCGGTGTCGCCCAGGATCACCGTCACCGACTGAAACGGCACCCCCAGCTCCGAGGCCACGACCTGGGCGACCGTCGTCTCCAATCCCTGCCCCTGGGAGGTGACGCCGGCCAGCACGGTCACGGCACCCGACGGATCCATCCGCACGGTCGCGCCCTCGTGGCCGGTGCGGAACGGCATGCGGGGTCCGGCCGAGGCGGCTTGGCCGAGGCCGGTCAGCTCGTTGTAGTTGGCGAATCCGATGCCCACGCAGCGTCCCTCCCGCCGGAGGCGGGCCTGCTCGACCCGGAACGCCTCGTACCCGATCGCCTCGATCACCTTCTCGAAGCACACGGGGTAGCTCGGGCTGTCGTGGACCAGCCGAGTGGCCGACGTGTACGGCAGATCGCCGGGGCCGACCAGATTGATGCGCCGGATCTGCACGGGGTCGAGCCCGAGCGTCTGAGCGCCGAGATCCAGCACACGCTCCATCACGAACGTGGTGGCTGGTCGGGCTACACCGCGGTACGGGCCCGCGGGTGCGGTGTTCGTCGCCACCGCGGCCACCTCGCAGCGATAGTGCGTGAGCTTGTAGGGCCCAACGAAGAGCCCACCGGCCATGAGCGCCTCGATGCCGGCGGTCCAGGGATAGACGGAGTAGGCGCCGGCGTTGCAGGTCACCCGCACGTCGAGAGCGAGCAGACGACCGCCGGGATCGAACCCGGCCCGCACCGCATAGTGGTGGTCACGGGCGTGCGCTCCCGCCAGAAACCCTTCCCGTCGCTCCTCGACCCACTTGACGGGTCGGCCGAGACGCATGGCCAGCAGGCACAGGACGACGTCCTCGGGATAGAGAATCCCCTTCAGCCCGAAGCCTCCGCCGACGTCCGGGGCCACGATCCTGATGCGATTCTCGGGCAGGCCGAGGATCTCCGCGAGACCGTGGCGCGCCAGGTGCGGCACCTGGGTGCCCGACCACAGCGTGAGCTTGCCGTCCGCGGCGTTCCAATCCGCGACGCCGCCGCGCCCTTCCAGCGGAGCCGCCGTCTGCCGGTTCGTGCGGAACGTCCGCTCGACCACCACGGCTGAGGTCGCCAGGGCCGTCTCCACGTCGCCGTTGTCGAACCGGCGGGACAGGAGCACGTTGTCGGGCGCCCCATCGTGCACGATCGCGACACTGCCACGCGCCTCGACAACATCCACCACCGCCGGCAGGGGCTCGGAGTCGACGGTCACGAGCGCGGCGCCATCCTCGGCCACGTAGCGATCGACGGCGACGACGACGGCCACCGCCTCGCCGGAATAGCGCGCTTTCGGCCAGGCGAGGAGCGGCTGCTCGGTCTCGACGTAGCCCGGCAGCGCCGACCGCGCTCGCAGCCGGTGACGTGCGAAGACGGGGTCATCGCCCGTCACCACGCTCACGATTCCAGCCAGCGCCGCCGCGGGCGCCGCGTCGATGCGCCGGATGCTGGCGTGGGCGTGGACGCTGCGCACGAAGGCGACGTGCAGCATGCGCGGCAGCTCGATGTCGCTCACGTACCGTCCCCGCCCGCTGAC contains:
- a CDS encoding xanthine dehydrogenase family protein molybdopterin-binding subunit encodes the protein MFGARILRKEDARLVSGRGRYVSDIELPRMLHVAFVRSVHAHASIRRIDAAPAAALAGIVSVVTGDDPVFARHRLRARSALPGYVETEQPLLAWPKARYSGEAVAVVVAVDRYVAEDGAALVTVDSEPLPAVVDVVEARGSVAIVHDGAPDNVLLSRRFDNGDVETALATSAVVVERTFRTNRQTAAPLEGRGGVADWNAADGKLTLWSGTQVPHLARHGLAEILGLPENRIRIVAPDVGGGFGLKGILYPEDVVLCLLAMRLGRPVKWVEERREGFLAGAHARDHHYAVRAGFDPGGRLLALDVRVTCNAGAYSVYPWTAGIEALMAGGLFVGPYKLTHYRCEVAAVATNTAPAGPYRGVARPATTFVMERVLDLGAQTLGLDPVQIRRINLVGPGDLPYTSATRLVHDSPSYPVCFEKVIEAIGYEAFRVEQARLRREGRCVGIGFANYNELTGLGQAASAGPRMPFRTGHEGATVRMDPSGAVTVLAGVTSQGQGLETTVAQVVASELGVPFQSVTVILGDTDATPFGFGAFASRQAVIGGGAAIRAARAVRDKAIRIAAHLLEVAPEDLDVAGGEVIVKGVPNRAIPLAEVARVAYLETHRLPSGVEPGLEATRFYDPIRGTFAAGSQGAVVEVDPETGILVIHRYVCVEDTGRMINPLIVEGQVQGAIAQGIGGALSEHVIYDSAGQLLTGTLMEYALPTAATVPPLELGHIEEPADNLAGVRGVGEGGTLGPAAVLANAVADALAPLGIEPNELPLTPARVWALCASRRPARSPSPD